A stretch of Imperialibacter roseus DNA encodes these proteins:
- a CDS encoding enoyl-CoA hydratase/isomerase family protein, which translates to MSSYKNILVEQNGSVKTITINRPDKLNALNQQTMEELKQAFQEINDAKDLRGVIVTGAGEKAFVAGADIKEFSEINELNARKFAENGQETFDLIQNCHIPVIAAVNGFALGGGCELAMACHMRVASENARFGQPEINLGIIPGYGGTQRLTQLIGKAKAVELMLTGDMISAAEALTLGLVNYVVPADKVMEKTNSLMAKILEKAPLAVGMVIDCVNAVYNADEDGYQTEANSFARCCGTEDFVEGTTAFLEKRKPVFKGE; encoded by the coding sequence ATGAGTAGCTATAAAAATATACTAGTTGAGCAGAACGGATCAGTAAAGACGATCACTATTAACAGACCCGACAAACTGAATGCGCTTAATCAGCAAACCATGGAGGAGCTGAAACAAGCTTTTCAGGAGATTAATGATGCCAAAGATTTAAGAGGTGTTATTGTCACAGGTGCGGGAGAGAAGGCATTTGTGGCGGGTGCCGACATCAAAGAGTTTTCAGAGATAAACGAACTTAATGCTCGTAAATTTGCTGAAAATGGGCAGGAAACCTTCGACCTCATTCAGAATTGCCATATTCCGGTCATTGCAGCAGTTAATGGTTTTGCCCTTGGAGGCGGCTGTGAACTGGCCATGGCGTGTCATATGCGAGTGGCTTCAGAAAACGCCAGGTTTGGACAGCCGGAGATCAACCTTGGCATCATACCTGGCTACGGCGGCACCCAACGGCTGACCCAACTCATTGGCAAAGCAAAAGCAGTCGAACTCATGCTAACCGGCGATATGATCTCTGCGGCTGAGGCGCTCACTTTGGGTCTTGTAAATTATGTGGTTCCTGCCGATAAGGTGATGGAAAAGACCAACAGCCTGATGGCAAAAATCCTTGAAAAGGCGCCTTTGGCAGTCGGAATGGTTATAGACTGCGTTAATGCCGTTTACAATGCTGATGAGGATGGCTATCAGACAGAGGCCAATTCTTTTGCCAGGTGCTGCGGCACTGAGGACTTCGTTGAAGGGACAACTGCCTTTCTTGAAAAGCGCAAGCCTGTTTTTAAAGGCGAATAG
- a CDS encoding tetratricopeptide repeat protein: protein MVNADHIVKRVIATGALALLLAVLSFDLQAQGKKKKSREGVPNEISENDRFQAEYYFVEGEKFFMLEDYAKAYELFSLSNDIDPKSSGVHYKMAQILAESGDFEKALTHANEAIKLDSDNKYYFLLTAEIYTNMSNFQEAASLYERMISTLPNNESYLFDLAALYIYQDKLDKALDVYNRAEDFFGVLEEITYQKQQIFIQQGKIDLAIAEGQKLIETYPDESDYKLTLAEVLISNQKEKEAIPYLEAVLRDNPSNAQASVRLSEIYRKSGQTEKAMESLHNAFSNPSLNVNAKVQLLAGYIAQLPNPELETAAKELAVDLIEAHPDNVDAQAISGDLEFRLGNKEKARGFYLRALELDNTNYNLWQNVISIEMELEDYQGAAQHAEQAIEIFPNQALLYYFGGTAYLVKKDYRKAVNNLEAGKKLAMSDPDLSGFIIGQLGDAYNGLEDYPKSDAAYEEALKINSDNDYVLNNYSYYLSLRKEKLDRALELSKRLVEKNPDNGTYLDTHAWVLYVRGDYKESKFYLEKALADAENVSGTIVEHYGDVLFRLGKIDDAVEQWKKAKSMKDTTKLIDKKIADRKLYEE, encoded by the coding sequence ATGGTAAATGCAGATCACATAGTTAAAAGAGTTATCGCCACAGGAGCCCTTGCGCTTCTTTTGGCAGTGCTTTCATTTGATTTGCAAGCCCAGGGAAAAAAGAAAAAGTCCAGAGAGGGTGTGCCCAACGAGATATCTGAAAACGATAGGTTTCAGGCAGAGTATTATTTCGTAGAAGGGGAGAAGTTTTTTATGCTGGAGGACTACGCCAAAGCCTATGAGCTGTTCAGTCTCTCCAACGACATTGACCCGAAAAGCTCGGGTGTTCACTACAAGATGGCACAAATTCTGGCCGAGTCCGGCGACTTTGAAAAAGCGCTTACCCATGCCAATGAAGCCATCAAGCTCGACAGTGACAACAAATACTACTTCCTTTTAACAGCCGAGATTTACACCAACATGTCTAACTTTCAGGAGGCAGCCAGCCTTTATGAAAGAATGATAAGCACGCTGCCTAACAACGAGTCGTATCTTTTCGATTTGGCGGCATTGTATATCTATCAGGATAAACTTGATAAGGCCCTCGATGTATACAACAGGGCCGAAGATTTCTTTGGCGTATTGGAAGAGATCACCTATCAAAAGCAGCAGATTTTTATTCAGCAGGGAAAGATAGATTTGGCCATCGCAGAAGGTCAAAAGCTGATTGAAACCTACCCCGACGAGTCGGACTATAAGCTTACGCTCGCCGAAGTGCTTATTTCAAATCAAAAAGAAAAAGAGGCAATCCCCTATCTGGAAGCAGTGCTGAGAGACAACCCGTCCAATGCGCAGGCCAGTGTCCGGTTATCTGAAATTTATAGAAAAAGCGGGCAGACGGAGAAGGCCATGGAGTCGCTGCACAATGCGTTTTCTAATCCTTCGCTCAATGTAAATGCCAAGGTGCAGCTGTTGGCTGGTTACATCGCTCAGCTTCCCAATCCCGAACTTGAAACCGCTGCCAAGGAGCTGGCTGTAGATTTAATTGAGGCCCATCCCGACAATGTAGATGCGCAGGCCATTTCCGGTGACCTGGAGTTTAGGCTGGGGAATAAGGAGAAAGCCAGAGGTTTTTACCTGAGGGCCCTCGAGCTCGACAACACCAACTATAACCTTTGGCAAAATGTAATTTCCATTGAAATGGAGCTGGAGGACTATCAGGGGGCTGCCCAGCATGCTGAGCAGGCTATCGAAATTTTCCCCAATCAGGCGCTGCTTTATTATTTTGGGGGCACAGCCTACCTTGTGAAAAAGGACTATAGAAAGGCTGTTAATAACCTTGAAGCAGGAAAAAAGTTGGCAATGTCCGACCCCGACCTTTCAGGCTTCATTATAGGCCAGCTTGGCGATGCTTACAATGGCTTGGAGGATTATCCTAAGTCTGACGCCGCCTATGAAGAAGCGTTGAAAATCAATTCTGACAACGACTATGTTCTCAATAACTACAGCTACTATCTCTCTTTGAGAAAGGAAAAACTGGACAGGGCTCTTGAGCTGTCGAAGCGTTTGGTAGAGAAAAATCCTGATAATGGGACTTATCTTGACACTCATGCCTGGGTACTCTACGTGAGAGGTGATTACAAGGAATCGAAATTTTACCTTGAAAAGGCCCTGGCTGACGCAGAAAATGTTAGTGGCACAATCGTTGAACACTATGGTGATGTACTTTTTCGATTGGGTAAGATTGATGATGCAGTGGAGCAATGGAAAAAAGCAAAATCAATGAAGGACACCACGAAACTAATTGATAAGAAAATTGCCGACCGGAAACTATATGAAGAATAG
- a CDS encoding glutaminyl-peptide cyclotransferase gives MRKFFLTTLLIPALVAMLGSCGPNNSSKESASQPAASKPTSLTSISTSQGPLTPQSTLDISVSIKGDSVQLDSVVIFFEAVRLASSQATSLSASLAPLPLGKQTLTAKLFLNNGVTEQHALPLTLLAQTPPQKFDFRKLETYTHDPDAYTQGLLYHDGFLYESTGTRGESTLRKVDILTGKVLQQTPLDSRYFGEGLAFWDNSLIQLTWTSNIGFVYDIETFEQKRTFNYPTEGWGLASTDTELVMSDGTEYLYFLNPVTLAETRRIQVYNHQEKILYLNELEVAGGLIYANVYQTDVIVMIDPASGAVVGDVSLEGIFNKQGYSRRLDVLNGIAWDEKGKRLFVTGKWWPKLYLIELFKIQS, from the coding sequence ATGCGAAAGTTTTTTTTAACCACTCTGCTCATTCCGGCACTGGTAGCAATGCTGGGCTCATGTGGCCCTAATAATTCCAGCAAGGAATCAGCTAGCCAGCCAGCCGCCTCTAAGCCAACCTCACTCACGTCTATCTCTACTTCGCAGGGGCCATTAACACCCCAAAGCACTCTTGACATCTCCGTGTCAATCAAGGGTGACTCCGTACAACTTGATTCCGTCGTCATTTTTTTTGAAGCCGTCCGTCTTGCCTCTTCGCAAGCTACGAGCCTGTCTGCGTCGTTGGCACCGCTTCCTTTGGGTAAACAAACACTAACGGCAAAGCTGTTTCTGAACAATGGCGTAACAGAGCAGCACGCCCTTCCCCTGACCTTGCTTGCACAAACGCCACCGCAAAAATTTGATTTCAGAAAGCTCGAAACTTACACTCACGACCCCGATGCCTACACGCAAGGTCTCCTTTATCATGATGGCTTCCTTTATGAAAGCACAGGGACAAGGGGTGAGAGCACGCTTCGAAAAGTCGACATTTTAACAGGGAAAGTGCTGCAGCAAACACCGCTGGATAGCAGGTACTTTGGCGAAGGGCTTGCTTTTTGGGACAACAGCCTGATCCAGCTTACCTGGACGTCAAACATCGGTTTTGTGTACGACATAGAAACCTTCGAACAAAAGAGAACCTTCAACTACCCTACTGAAGGCTGGGGGCTCGCATCGACCGACACGGAACTCGTGATGAGCGATGGCACGGAGTACCTCTACTTTCTAAATCCGGTAACGCTCGCAGAAACAAGGAGGATTCAGGTGTACAATCACCAGGAAAAGATATTGTACCTGAATGAGCTTGAAGTAGCGGGAGGCTTGATTTACGCCAATGTGTACCAGACAGATGTGATTGTGATGATTGACCCGGCCAGCGGTGCGGTGGTAGGCGACGTTTCCCTCGAAGGCATCTTCAACAAACAAGGGTATAGCAGAAGGCTCGACGTGCTGAACGGAATTGCCT
- the dut gene encoding dUTP diphosphatase, which yields MKVKIVNKSPFSLPEYQTELSAGLDLRAVLEDGVRLAPLERKLVATGLYIELPAGFEAQIRPRSGMAFKQGITVLNSPGTIDADYRGELKVLLVNLSNQEVVIEHGDRVAQMVIAKHEKIEWVESEALTETKRGEGGYGSTGKK from the coding sequence ATGAAGGTAAAAATAGTTAACAAATCGCCATTTTCACTTCCTGAATATCAGACTGAGTTATCGGCAGGGCTCGACTTGAGAGCTGTTTTAGAAGACGGTGTCAGGCTTGCTCCTTTGGAACGAAAATTGGTGGCTACCGGTCTTTATATAGAGTTGCCTGCTGGGTTTGAGGCGCAGATTCGCCCCCGAAGCGGCATGGCATTTAAGCAGGGAATTACCGTTCTCAACTCGCCTGGCACCATCGATGCAGATTACAGGGGGGAGTTAAAGGTGCTTTTGGTAAATTTGTCGAATCAGGAGGTTGTCATTGAGCATGGAGACCGTGTGGCTCAAATGGTTATAGCAAAGCACGAAAAAATAGAGTGGGTTGAAAGCGAGGCCTTAACTGAGACAAAAAGGGGCGAGGGTGGATACGGAAGTACAGGTAAAAAGTAA
- a CDS encoding T9SS type A sorting domain-containing protein has product MKNTSKIIFTLVIAALSNQFAVGQKVTRAQTKTNGFYLWTTNANWTDNTAVPVSNIGDTYNSGGNEQIRIEKYVTRNGSLSFRNIGNNSKEIVVKDTLVVYGNMTFDANSYSLKLLSGAVLIVFGDFSAANKVTLDNGGLLIIDGNMTLTGGNQEYTDSNGGVGNLVVTGTISGNGDTAAASADNTTLSTQSTGIQDFVNGAGVTPLPIVLSYFKGVNLKNEVKLSWETASEENFDHFEIQRSFDGKDFEVIATEKGNGFTSEKHQYSFTDTTPEMGINYYRLNAIDFDGSSEIFETIAVEVAPDFSTVAMYPNPNNGTELQLNIPEELLYTAYSVTMTVSDLQGRVVTTSEVTSAHVSTTFDQTLPTGIYLVTIQAGKYSSTYRLMVNQG; this is encoded by the coding sequence ATGAAAAACACTTCAAAAATCATTTTCACATTAGTAATTGCCGCCTTGAGCAACCAGTTTGCTGTAGGTCAGAAAGTGACAAGGGCACAAACTAAAACTAATGGCTTCTACCTTTGGACAACCAATGCCAACTGGACAGACAATACAGCTGTGCCGGTTTCCAACATTGGAGATACCTACAACTCAGGGGGCAACGAGCAAATCAGAATTGAAAAATATGTCACGAGAAATGGATCCCTGTCTTTCCGCAACATCGGAAATAACAGCAAGGAAATAGTTGTCAAGGATACGCTGGTGGTGTATGGCAATATGACTTTTGACGCAAACAGCTATAGCCTAAAACTTCTATCAGGCGCAGTGCTGATCGTTTTTGGAGATTTTTCGGCAGCCAACAAAGTTACGCTGGACAACGGAGGGCTTTTGATCATCGATGGCAACATGACACTGACTGGCGGAAATCAAGAATATACTGACAGCAACGGTGGAGTTGGCAATCTGGTAGTAACCGGTACAATCAGCGGAAATGGAGATACTGCAGCGGCTTCAGCCGATAATACCACATTGTCCACACAGTCAACTGGCATCCAAGATTTTGTGAACGGCGCCGGAGTTACTCCACTTCCCATCGTACTTAGCTATTTCAAAGGTGTAAACTTAAAAAATGAGGTTAAGCTTTCCTGGGAAACTGCTTCTGAAGAAAATTTCGACCACTTCGAAATACAAAGATCATTTGACGGAAAAGACTTTGAAGTGATTGCCACTGAGAAAGGAAATGGCTTTACATCTGAGAAACACCAGTATTCATTTACTGATACGACTCCTGAAATGGGTATCAACTACTACCGCTTGAATGCCATTGACTTTGATGGTTCTTCAGAAATATTTGAAACAATCGCTGTAGAGGTCGCTCCTGACTTCAGTACGGTAGCTATGTACCCTAACCCTAACAACGGAACCGAATTGCAGCTCAACATCCCTGAGGAGCTTCTTTACACCGCTTATAGCGTGACTATGACTGTATCAGATCTTCAGGGCAGAGTAGTAACAACAAGCGAAGTCACTTCGGCCCATGTTTCTACTACCTTCGACCAAACCTTGCCCACGGGGATTTATTTGGTAACCATCCAAGCCGGAAAGTATTCTTCTACCTACAGGCTAATGGTTAATCAAGGATAA
- the kbl gene encoding glycine C-acetyltransferase, with protein MYDSLKEKLTAELEEIKKAGLYKTERIITTPQGADIKTQDGREVINFCANNYLGLSAHPKVLEAAKKSIDSHGFGMSSVRFICGTQDIHKTLEKKISEFLGTEDTILYAAAFDANGGVFEPLFGPEDAIISDELNHASIIDGVRLCKAQRFRYKNNDMADLEEQLKAAAGCKNKIIVTDGVFSMDGTIAKLAEICDLADKYGATTMIDECHSTGFMGKTGRGTHEFRGVMGRIEIITGTLGKALGGASGGFTSGKKEIIELLRQRSRPYLFSNTLAPSITGASIAVIDLLSETTQLRDKLEANTKYFREKMTAVGFDIKPGEHPIVPIMLYDAVLSQQFAQKLLEKGIYVIGFYFPVVPKGKARIRVQISAVHEKHHLDKAIAAFTEVGKELGVLK; from the coding sequence ATGTACGATTCATTAAAGGAAAAACTGACCGCCGAACTTGAAGAGATTAAAAAGGCTGGTCTTTACAAAACAGAAAGAATCATCACCACTCCTCAGGGAGCTGATATCAAAACACAAGACGGCCGGGAGGTGATCAACTTTTGCGCCAACAACTACCTTGGGCTGTCGGCACACCCAAAAGTGCTGGAAGCGGCTAAAAAAAGTATCGACTCGCATGGCTTTGGCATGTCTTCAGTCAGATTTATCTGCGGCACACAAGACATCCACAAAACGCTGGAGAAAAAGATATCGGAATTCCTGGGCACTGAAGACACCATTCTTTATGCGGCAGCTTTCGATGCCAACGGTGGAGTTTTTGAGCCCTTGTTTGGGCCTGAAGATGCTATTATATCTGACGAGTTGAACCACGCCTCTATTATTGACGGTGTAAGGCTTTGCAAAGCACAAAGGTTTCGCTACAAGAACAACGACATGGCCGACCTTGAGGAGCAACTGAAAGCAGCAGCGGGATGCAAAAACAAAATTATTGTTACCGATGGTGTTTTCTCAATGGATGGTACCATTGCCAAATTGGCTGAAATTTGCGACCTGGCCGATAAGTACGGGGCAACCACCATGATCGACGAATGCCACTCAACCGGCTTTATGGGAAAAACAGGTCGTGGCACACACGAATTCAGAGGAGTGATGGGCCGCATCGAAATTATTACCGGCACTTTAGGCAAAGCTCTTGGGGGAGCATCAGGCGGCTTCACCAGCGGAAAAAAAGAGATTATTGAGCTACTCAGACAACGCTCCAGGCCCTACCTTTTCTCTAACACGCTGGCGCCAAGCATCACCGGTGCCTCCATCGCCGTTATCGACTTGCTTTCTGAAACCACTCAGTTGAGAGACAAGCTGGAGGCCAACACCAAATATTTCCGTGAGAAAATGACCGCCGTCGGTTTTGACATCAAGCCTGGCGAGCACCCTATTGTGCCCATCATGCTTTATGATGCTGTGCTTTCACAACAATTTGCTCAAAAGCTGCTCGAAAAAGGTATCTATGTTATTGGGTTCTATTTTCCCGTGGTACCCAAAGGAAAGGCGAGAATTCGGGTGCAAATTTCTGCCGTCCACGAAAAACATCACCTCGACAAAGCCATTGCCGCTTTCACCGAAGTGGGAAAAGAATTGGGCGTTTTGAAGTAG
- a CDS encoding DsrE family protein produces the protein MKNFVKSYYLESFVCFLIANLLSIAAFAQEAHYPIVKGHGGIFDIQEATAFPDPTLQYKIVVDIKEGAGGHKSINASLNNLARIANLHGMGGVPKENIDIVAVIHGEATISILSDISHENRYGTPNPNTDLIRALLEGGIKLFVCGQSLRARKIDARELTPGIAISLSAVTLVTTYQLKGYAVLSY, from the coding sequence ATGAAGAATTTTGTAAAAAGCTATTACCTGGAATCTTTTGTTTGCTTTTTAATTGCCAATCTACTGTCTATTGCTGCCTTTGCTCAAGAAGCGCACTATCCCATTGTGAAAGGTCATGGCGGAATCTTTGACATTCAGGAAGCAACAGCGTTCCCCGACCCTACTCTACAGTACAAAATTGTTGTGGATATCAAAGAGGGAGCGGGTGGCCACAAATCGATCAACGCATCACTAAACAACCTGGCCAGAATTGCCAACCTGCACGGGATGGGGGGAGTGCCGAAAGAGAACATTGATATTGTGGCAGTTATACACGGAGAGGCGACCATATCTATTCTGTCTGACATCTCTCACGAAAACAGATACGGAACGCCCAATCCAAACACCGACCTTATTCGTGCTCTCTTAGAAGGAGGAATTAAGCTATTTGTGTGCGGGCAATCGCTGAGAGCAAGGAAAATTGATGCCAGAGAGCTAACTCCTGGCATTGCCATCAGCCTTTCGGCCGTTACTTTGGTGACAACTTATCAACTGAAAGGCTATGCTGTGCTTAGTTATTAG
- a CDS encoding lipopolysaccharide biosynthesis protein translates to MKKLAGQTAIYGVSSIVGRLLNWLLTPFYTGIFEPGEYGQMTILYGYSAFLLVIYTYGLETTFFRFSTRDITKGQNTYGQVMTMIVLTTLIFTIALWAFAQPIASFIEYPDHSSWIRWFAAILAVEAVMSIPFAKLRLENRPIKFASIKILVILVTILLNIFLLVVAPAVISGESFVFLKPLITPWYDSSLGIEYIFIANFLGTFLLVPLLAKELMVARFNWNRKLIRQILAYSLPVGVMGLAGTVNETFGRLMIKYLLPDGFYGSGGADYATGVYGACFKLSVFMNLGIQAFRYAAEPFFFSSAADKNSPALFSKVMKWFVIFGALVFLGISVNLNWLGLLLRQSEYREALFIVPFLLMGYLFLGIYYNLSVWYKLTDQTYYGAYIALLGALITVVGNVLLIPVIGYLGSAVVTTLTFLVMAVVSFYLGEKYYPVPYKVSNALFYLILSSTLALGSSQLHFSSFLLELVVNNLAVACFIVIVLVKERADLPRPKRFIS, encoded by the coding sequence TTGAAAAAACTTGCAGGCCAAACTGCGATATACGGAGTCAGTAGTATTGTAGGCCGCCTGCTTAACTGGCTGCTGACGCCGTTTTACACAGGAATTTTTGAGCCGGGCGAGTATGGGCAAATGACCATACTCTACGGTTACTCTGCATTCCTGCTTGTTATTTATACTTATGGTCTGGAAACAACCTTCTTTAGGTTTTCCACCAGAGACATTACTAAAGGGCAGAACACATATGGTCAGGTAATGACCATGATAGTGCTGACTACCTTGATTTTCACAATTGCGCTTTGGGCCTTTGCTCAGCCAATAGCTTCATTTATTGAATACCCGGATCATTCGTCGTGGATAAGGTGGTTTGCTGCGATACTGGCAGTAGAAGCTGTTATGTCCATTCCCTTTGCCAAGCTTCGGCTGGAGAACCGGCCAATCAAGTTTGCCAGTATTAAGATTCTCGTCATCCTGGTCACTATCCTGCTCAATATCTTTTTGCTAGTGGTCGCTCCGGCAGTCATTTCGGGTGAGTCTTTCGTTTTCCTGAAACCCCTAATAACGCCATGGTACGACTCCTCTCTTGGTATCGAATACATTTTTATTGCCAACTTCCTGGGTACTTTCTTACTGGTGCCGTTGCTGGCAAAGGAGCTTATGGTGGCCAGGTTCAACTGGAACCGTAAATTGATCAGGCAAATATTGGCGTACAGCCTGCCAGTGGGAGTAATGGGCTTGGCAGGCACGGTCAACGAGACATTTGGTCGATTGATGATTAAATACCTGTTACCAGATGGTTTCTACGGTAGCGGCGGCGCTGATTATGCCACAGGGGTTTATGGCGCCTGTTTTAAGCTGAGTGTGTTTATGAACCTGGGTATCCAGGCCTTTCGGTACGCCGCCGAACCCTTCTTCTTTTCAAGTGCCGCTGATAAAAACTCCCCAGCGCTGTTCAGTAAAGTGATGAAGTGGTTTGTCATTTTCGGGGCATTGGTGTTTTTGGGCATTTCCGTCAATTTAAATTGGCTGGGACTTCTTCTTCGTCAGTCGGAATACCGTGAAGCACTATTTATTGTGCCCTTTTTGCTCATGGGTTATCTTTTTCTGGGCATTTATTATAACCTTTCTGTGTGGTATAAACTCACCGATCAGACATACTACGGTGCCTATATTGCCTTGCTTGGCGCATTAATTACTGTCGTCGGAAATGTATTATTGATCCCTGTTATCGGGTATTTGGGCAGTGCAGTCGTCACGACCCTGACCTTTCTGGTAATGGCGGTAGTTAGTTTCTACTTGGGGGAAAAATACTACCCGGTTCCTTATAAAGTATCCAACGCACTTTTCTACTTGATTCTTTCTTCTACCCTGGCTTTGGGGTCAAGCCAATTGCACTTCAGCTCATTTTTGCTGGAACTGGTTGTAAACAATCTGGCAGTTGCGTGCTTTATTGTTATTGTACTAGTCAAGGAAAGAGCGGATTTGCCTCGACCTAAGCGTTTTATTTCTTAA
- a CDS encoding NAD-dependent epimerase/dehydratase family protein: MSTILIIGACGQLGTELTESLRARHGNDKVIATDVSAPKESLLSGPFEHLDAMDGKRLAELIVKYRVGQIYHLAAVLSAKGEADPMFAWNLNMTSLLTVLEIAKERRLERVYWPSSIAVFGPNSPINHTPQNTIMNPNTVYGISKLAGERWCEYYFLKYGVDVRSIRYPGLIGYKAKPGGGTTDYAVDIYYKAKEGKDFNCFLREDTLLPMMYMTDAVDGTIQLMEEQSSKIKIRSSYNLHAMSFAPKDIYEAIKSEVPGFSISYEPDFRQKIADSWPNSIDDSHARADWGWEPKYDLKRMTTEILANLILD, translated from the coding sequence ATGAGTACGATCCTTATTATAGGTGCCTGCGGCCAGCTTGGCACGGAGCTGACGGAATCGCTGAGAGCCAGGCATGGAAACGACAAGGTTATCGCAACCGATGTTTCGGCACCCAAGGAAAGCCTGCTATCTGGGCCTTTTGAACACCTGGATGCAATGGACGGCAAAAGGCTTGCGGAATTGATAGTGAAATACAGGGTCGGCCAGATTTATCACCTGGCGGCGGTGTTGTCGGCAAAAGGTGAAGCCGATCCCATGTTTGCCTGGAACCTTAATATGACCAGCCTGCTAACAGTGTTAGAAATAGCGAAAGAACGAAGGCTGGAGCGGGTTTATTGGCCAAGTTCGATTGCCGTTTTTGGTCCCAATTCTCCCATTAATCATACACCCCAGAACACCATCATGAATCCGAATACGGTTTATGGGATTAGTAAGCTGGCGGGCGAAAGGTGGTGCGAGTACTACTTTTTAAAATACGGGGTCGACGTTAGAAGTATCCGTTATCCGGGTCTTATTGGCTACAAGGCCAAGCCAGGCGGTGGCACCACCGACTATGCAGTTGACATTTACTATAAGGCGAAAGAGGGAAAAGACTTTAACTGCTTTTTAAGAGAGGATACCCTCTTGCCGATGATGTACATGACAGATGCTGTGGATGGCACCATTCAGCTAATGGAGGAGCAGTCTTCAAAGATTAAAATCAGATCCAGCTACAACCTGCACGCCATGAGCTTCGCTCCAAAAGACATCTACGAAGCTATAAAATCGGAAGTGCCTGGATTCAGCATTTCGTACGAACCAGATTTCAGACAGAAAATTGCCGACTCCTGGCCCAACAGCATTGATGATAGTCATGCGAGGGCCGACTGGGGCTGGGAGCCGAAATATGATTTGAAAAGAATGACAACTGAAATTCTTGCCAACCTTATCCTTGATTAA
- a CDS encoding universal stress protein — MKKILIPTDFSKEATFALESAYPLAQKKGAEIVLVNVIEDPHDYSFNTMGIVGYSPEENIYIVQLIRKTEERLKALVADPAYAGVSMSFDVKIGKTFDKIFEVIEHQKPDLVVMGSSGSSGLDEVFVGSNAEKLSRFSSVPVITVKARRDLVNIKNIVYASDLREEQGVIMNDLKALQKLYGAKLHILKVFEPVWVNDQEVKERIQKFADYFKLENYTVNTFHDPDEAEGILLFAGQNNADLIAMATHPRKGLGVLLGGMISKNVINHTQIPVWTKAIKKK, encoded by the coding sequence ATGAAAAAGATACTCATCCCAACTGATTTTTCTAAAGAAGCAACCTTTGCCCTAGAGTCGGCCTATCCATTGGCACAAAAAAAAGGTGCTGAGATAGTCCTTGTCAATGTGATTGAAGATCCGCATGATTACAGTTTTAATACGATGGGTATAGTCGGCTACTCCCCTGAGGAGAACATCTATATTGTACAACTGATAAGGAAAACCGAAGAACGCTTGAAAGCATTGGTGGCCGACCCTGCCTATGCCGGGGTTTCCATGAGCTTCGATGTCAAAATTGGGAAGACTTTTGACAAGATATTTGAGGTGATTGAGCATCAAAAGCCAGACCTGGTAGTGATGGGCTCCTCTGGTTCCTCCGGTCTCGACGAGGTTTTTGTGGGCTCTAATGCGGAGAAACTAAGCCGGTTTTCGAGCGTGCCAGTGATAACCGTGAAGGCCAGGCGGGATTTGGTAAATATCAAGAATATTGTGTATGCGTCAGATTTGCGGGAAGAGCAGGGTGTTATCATGAATGACCTGAAAGCACTTCAGAAGTTGTACGGAGCAAAACTTCATATATTAAAGGTGTTTGAGCCTGTTTGGGTCAACGACCAAGAAGTGAAGGAGCGAATTCAGAAGTTTGCGGATTATTTTAAGCTTGAAAATTACACAGTGAACACGTTTCATGATCCCGACGAAGCGGAAGGCATTCTGCTATTTGCCGGTCAAAACAATGCTGATTTAATAGCCATGGCTACCCACCCCCGAAAAGGACTTGGGGTACTACTTGGAGGAATGATCTCTAAAAATGTAATCAACCATACGCAGATTCCTGTATGGACAAAGGCTATAAAGAAAAAATAA